One Bdellovibrio bacteriovorus str. Tiberius DNA segment encodes these proteins:
- the yajC gene encoding preprotein translocase subunit YajC, producing the protein MLYGLLVSTAHAQSAAPGGQPSAFEMFVPFIFIFVIFYFLIIRPQSKRQKEHQKFLTEVKRGDEVVTSSGILGRVEGITEQFVTLEIADGVKVKMLRSQIATSQKAATQEEKK; encoded by the coding sequence ATGTTATACGGACTTCTTGTATCCACAGCTCATGCACAATCAGCAGCTCCTGGCGGTCAGCCATCGGCTTTCGAAATGTTTGTGCCGTTCATCTTTATCTTCGTCATCTTCTATTTCCTTATTATTCGTCCTCAGTCCAAACGTCAGAAAGAACACCAAAAGTTCCTTACTGAAGTTAAAAGAGGTGACGAAGTTGTCACTTCCTCCGGCATCCTGGGTCGTGTAGAAGGCATCACTGAGCAATTTGTGACTTTGGAGATCGCAGACGGCGTTAAGGTGAAAATGCTTCGCAGCCAGATCGCAACATCTCAGAAAGCAGCAACTCAAGAGGAAAAGAAATAA
- the tgt gene encoding tRNA guanosine(34) transglycosylase Tgt: MLDGHNSTAVGPNSTATDATMKLGEFKVHATEGNARRATLMTAHGPVQTPVFMAVGTKATVKAMTPEELKDCGTQVVLGNTYHLHLRPGEKTIARMGGLHKFMNWHGPILTDSGGFQVFSLSQLRNMTEEGVEFRSHLDGAKHFISPEKSMEIQMDLGSDIIMAFDECLKYPATDEEIEKSMALTYRWLLRSQAAMTRKESLLFGIVQGGLSLKHRLKSMEQICSVDLPGYALGGFSVGEPMHLMHALLPDVAPKMPANKPRYLMGVGTPTDLIIAIDSGVDMFDCVMPTRVARNGTIYTWNGKVSIKRSEYKEDPSALDPECDCYTCKNYSKSYLRHMFMSGEILGSRLNTIHNIHFYMKVMEKAREAIAEGRWAEYRDFCLTRFAKKDS, encoded by the coding sequence ATGTTGGACGGTCACAATTCCACAGCCGTGGGTCCTAATTCCACAGCAACAGATGCAACTATGAAACTGGGTGAATTTAAGGTTCACGCCACCGAAGGCAATGCCCGTCGCGCCACTTTGATGACGGCACACGGTCCGGTGCAAACTCCTGTCTTTATGGCGGTGGGCACGAAAGCCACTGTGAAAGCGATGACTCCGGAAGAACTGAAAGACTGCGGCACCCAGGTTGTTTTGGGGAATACGTACCATCTGCATTTGCGTCCTGGTGAAAAAACCATCGCGCGCATGGGTGGCTTGCACAAGTTCATGAACTGGCACGGACCGATCCTGACGGACTCTGGCGGTTTCCAGGTGTTTTCGTTGTCCCAGCTTCGCAACATGACTGAAGAGGGGGTGGAGTTCCGTTCTCACTTGGATGGAGCGAAGCACTTTATTTCCCCTGAAAAGTCCATGGAAATCCAAATGGACCTGGGTTCTGATATTATCATGGCCTTTGACGAGTGTTTGAAATACCCGGCAACGGATGAAGAAATCGAAAAGTCCATGGCGCTGACCTATCGCTGGTTGCTTCGTTCCCAGGCGGCCATGACCCGCAAGGAAAGTCTGCTGTTCGGTATCGTTCAGGGTGGCTTAAGCCTGAAGCACCGCTTAAAGAGCATGGAGCAAATCTGCTCTGTGGACCTTCCGGGTTATGCTTTGGGTGGATTCAGCGTCGGGGAGCCAATGCATTTGATGCACGCTCTGCTTCCGGATGTGGCGCCTAAAATGCCGGCAAATAAGCCGCGTTACCTGATGGGCGTGGGCACTCCGACGGATTTGATTATCGCGATTGATTCCGGTGTGGATATGTTTGACTGCGTCATGCCTACAAGAGTGGCACGCAATGGGACAATTTATACCTGGAACGGCAAAGTCAGCATCAAGCGTTCGGAATACAAGGAAGATCCTTCTGCCTTGGATCCGGAATGTGATTGCTACACTTGTAAGAACTATTCCAAGTCTTACCTGCGTCACATGTTCATGAGTGGGGAAATTCTTGGTTCCCGCCTGAACACCATCCACAACATTCATTTCTATATGAAAGTGATGGAAAAGGCGCGTGAGGCCATCGCTGAAGGCCGCTGGGCAGAGTACCGTGACTTCTGCTTAACACGCTTCGCCAAGAAAGACTCTTAA
- the queA gene encoding tRNA preQ1(34) S-adenosylmethionine ribosyltransferase-isomerase QueA → MKLTDLDFSYPEELIATSPVRPSRVMWVEGELEPQEISLKDLLSRIPAGDVLVVNNTRVLKRRVFSGDVEILFLKQINATDWEVLFPSKKFKIGSVLELPLGVQMTLQQKGRPQTVSLSQEVSEDYFQKVAELPLPPYIQKAREQRHTVDADESWYQTAWNKSPGSFAAPTASLHFSADDIEGLKSRGVKVLEVTLHVGLGTFLPVTAEDLNDHDMHEEYVEISAATWTAVQNAKAEGRNVWSLGTTTSRSLESAAQGLLGVMSETGFSGFTKLLIQPGYQYKVVDCLMTNFHQPQSTLVALVAGFSSLNRVKACYQWAIERKFRLFSYGDLTVWVAAAKSAVHEG, encoded by the coding sequence ATGAAACTGACCGATTTGGACTTTTCCTACCCTGAAGAGCTTATTGCCACGTCCCCTGTGCGGCCGTCCCGCGTGATGTGGGTGGAAGGCGAATTGGAGCCTCAGGAAATCAGTCTTAAAGATCTGTTGTCGCGTATTCCGGCAGGCGATGTGCTGGTCGTGAATAACACCCGCGTTTTGAAGCGCCGGGTTTTTTCTGGCGACGTTGAAATCCTTTTCCTGAAACAGATTAATGCCACGGACTGGGAGGTTTTGTTCCCTTCCAAGAAATTCAAAATCGGTTCTGTGTTGGAGCTTCCTTTGGGCGTGCAGATGACCTTGCAGCAAAAAGGCCGCCCGCAAACAGTTTCACTCAGTCAGGAAGTCAGCGAAGACTATTTCCAAAAAGTGGCTGAGTTGCCATTGCCTCCGTACATTCAAAAAGCCCGGGAACAGCGTCACACTGTGGATGCTGATGAATCCTGGTATCAAACGGCCTGGAATAAAAGTCCTGGCAGTTTCGCGGCTCCCACGGCCAGCCTGCATTTTTCTGCGGATGACATTGAAGGTCTGAAATCCCGCGGAGTAAAAGTTCTGGAAGTCACTTTGCACGTGGGCTTGGGAACTTTCCTGCCGGTGACGGCGGAAGATCTGAATGATCACGACATGCACGAAGAGTATGTTGAAATCTCTGCCGCGACATGGACGGCGGTGCAAAATGCCAAGGCGGAAGGTCGTAACGTTTGGTCCCTGGGCACCACCACCAGTCGTTCGCTGGAAAGTGCGGCACAAGGGCTGTTGGGTGTGATGTCTGAAACGGGATTTAGTGGTTTTACCAAGCTGCTGATTCAGCCGGGATATCAGTACAAAGTGGTGGATTGTCTGATGACGAATTTCCATCAGCCGCAGTCGACTTTGGTGGCTTTGGTCGCCGGATTTTCTTCCTTGAATCGAGTAAAAGCTTGCTATCAATGGGCCATTGAGCGAAAGTTCCGGCTCTTTTCTTATGGCGATCTGACAGTTTGGGTCGCGGCCGCGAAGTCGGCAGTTCACGAAGGGTGA
- a CDS encoding DMT family transporter — translation MTLGPLLLLLSALLHAAWNALAKASKDKESFLFLTILLSGLITAASLPISGTGLVFPDNRAFAIAVLSGVFEGFYFLTLSKALRASSLGKSYAIMRGGAMVLVWIYSTVFLGERAHGLQFLGALFVLLGILAMNFQDLLKGKRQSLKNDLWAYISAVFIAGYHLAYHEALTENTDPKPLFMVAMIVSLPFLLYGIRSAPWLRLKATMTSHPVRVVLCGSFATASFLIFLYGLKVSAPGFAISLRNSSIFFAVIFSVFLKESLTRTQILGAATIGLGALLLSL, via the coding sequence ATGACTTTAGGACCCCTGTTACTTTTACTCTCTGCCCTGCTTCACGCTGCCTGGAATGCCCTTGCCAAGGCCTCTAAAGACAAGGAAAGCTTCCTTTTTCTGACCATTTTACTAAGCGGTCTGATTACGGCCGCCAGCCTGCCGATCAGTGGAACGGGGTTGGTTTTTCCGGACAACCGCGCCTTTGCGATTGCCGTTCTTTCCGGCGTTTTTGAGGGGTTCTATTTCCTGACTTTGTCCAAAGCTTTGCGGGCTTCAAGCCTTGGAAAATCCTACGCCATCATGCGCGGAGGCGCGATGGTTCTGGTATGGATCTATTCCACCGTATTTTTGGGCGAGCGCGCTCACGGCTTGCAATTCCTGGGGGCCCTCTTTGTGCTATTGGGAATTCTAGCGATGAATTTCCAGGATCTGCTGAAAGGAAAAAGACAGAGCCTGAAAAACGACCTCTGGGCCTATATCAGCGCCGTCTTTATCGCCGGATATCATCTGGCCTATCACGAAGCCCTGACCGAAAACACCGACCCCAAGCCTTTATTCATGGTGGCGATGATCGTGTCTTTGCCGTTTTTACTTTACGGCATCCGCAGCGCCCCTTGGCTGCGCCTGAAAGCCACGATGACCTCGCACCCGGTGCGTGTTGTGCTGTGCGGAAGCTTCGCCACGGCTTCGTTCCTGATCTTTTTGTATGGCTTAAAGGTTTCAGCCCCGGGCTTTGCGATTTCACTTAGAAACTCTTCCATCTTTTTTGCGGTTATATTCTCGGTATTCCTAAAAGAGTCCCTGACCCGGACACAAATTCTGGGTGCGGCCACTATCGGACTTGGCGCTTTGTTGCTAAGCCTTTAA
- a CDS encoding FMN-binding glutamate synthase family protein: protein MRREFYIAFAVALGLNVLFYLYWTPGLYSLILFVPFFLLGFRDIHQNRHAIKANFPVFGHFRYILESIRPEINQYFIESNTDGKPFNREQRSVVYQRAKKVLDTVPFGTQHNVYAQGYEFVTHSMYPKHVDRKDLRVTIGTDLCKQPYSMSLLNISAMSFGSLSTASILSLNGGAKDGGFAHNTGEGGISPYHLEPGGDLIWQIGTGYFGCRTHDGDFDPELFKKNAAHPQVKMIEIKLSQGAKPGHGGMLSGKKVTQEIANIRNVPMGKDVISPPGHKAFGDSRGMLAFITKLRELSGGKPIGIKLCLGHRNEFEELVSLMTVEKVYPDFIVVDGAEGGTGAAPLEFTNYIGMPGMDALVIVVDTLKKAGLKDKIKVIATGKITTAFDIIKLLCLGADATYAARSMLLALGCIQALRCNNNKCPTGVATQDPNLVRGLHIPTKRVRVKNFHQETLESVAHVIGAMGVARHQDLNRSHLYKRVEDDTIKTYAEIHPGV from the coding sequence ATGAGAAGAGAGTTTTATATCGCGTTTGCGGTGGCATTGGGTCTGAATGTGTTGTTCTATCTTTATTGGACGCCAGGACTGTATTCTCTGATTCTGTTTGTGCCTTTCTTCCTGCTGGGATTCCGCGACATTCATCAAAATCGCCACGCGATCAAGGCGAATTTTCCGGTGTTCGGTCACTTCCGTTATATTCTGGAATCCATCCGACCTGAAATAAATCAATACTTTATCGAATCCAACACCGATGGAAAGCCGTTCAATCGTGAACAGCGTTCCGTGGTTTATCAGCGCGCGAAGAAAGTGTTGGACACTGTTCCATTTGGAACCCAGCACAACGTGTATGCGCAAGGGTATGAGTTCGTGACTCATTCCATGTACCCGAAACATGTTGATCGCAAAGATCTGCGTGTCACGATCGGGACGGATCTGTGTAAACAGCCTTATTCCATGTCACTTTTGAATATTTCTGCGATGAGCTTTGGTTCTTTATCCACAGCCAGCATCCTTTCTTTGAATGGTGGCGCTAAGGACGGTGGGTTTGCGCACAACACCGGTGAGGGCGGTATTTCCCCTTATCATCTGGAGCCAGGTGGCGATCTGATCTGGCAAATCGGTACTGGCTATTTCGGTTGCCGCACTCATGACGGTGATTTCGATCCGGAATTGTTCAAGAAAAACGCGGCTCATCCGCAAGTGAAGATGATTGAGATCAAGCTTTCCCAAGGGGCAAAACCGGGTCACGGTGGTATGCTGTCCGGGAAAAAGGTCACCCAGGAAATCGCCAACATCCGTAACGTGCCAATGGGTAAGGATGTGATTTCGCCTCCCGGGCATAAAGCATTCGGCGACAGCCGCGGCATGCTGGCATTCATCACCAAACTGCGTGAACTTTCCGGCGGAAAGCCTATCGGTATTAAACTGTGCCTGGGTCACCGCAATGAGTTTGAAGAACTGGTCAGCCTGATGACCGTTGAAAAAGTTTATCCGGACTTTATCGTCGTGGACGGCGCTGAAGGCGGGACCGGGGCGGCTCCATTAGAGTTTACCAATTACATCGGTATGCCAGGAATGGATGCTTTGGTGATTGTGGTCGACACACTCAAAAAAGCCGGTTTGAAAGACAAAATCAAAGTCATCGCCACAGGCAAGATCACCACAGCTTTTGATATCATCAAGTTGTTGTGCTTGGGCGCTGATGCGACTTACGCGGCAAGATCCATGCTGCTGGCGCTGGGTTGTATCCAGGCGCTTCGTTGTAACAACAACAAATGCCCGACCGGCGTGGCAACTCAGGATCCGAACCTGGTTCGCGGTTTGCACATCCCAACTAAACGTGTGCGTGTGAAGAACTTCCATCAGGAAACCTTGGAATCCGTAGCCCACGTTATTGGTGCTATGGGCGTGGCTCGTCACCAGGATTTGAACCGCAGCCACCTTTACAAACGTGTCGAAGACGACACCATCAAAACCTACGCCGAAATCCATCCAGGCGTTTAA
- a CDS encoding outer membrane beta-barrel protein, translated as MKAISTILLGWALMAAVPAYAGFYIEPGITYEKGDNELEWPAPLSNSTGTGQGLGFNLKLGYHANDIFFIGLDGSYSKPKFESSAATDYSAEATSTLYGAVIGAQMPVAGLRIWGGYIFGGDLDPEEDGGVDVKFEGAKGPKVGVGIKILIVSVNLEYMDLEYGTSKLEEAGPVTGELGKFKNKVGLLSVSFPLTF; from the coding sequence ATGAAAGCAATCAGCACGATACTTCTGGGATGGGCCTTGATGGCAGCAGTGCCGGCCTATGCAGGATTTTATATTGAGCCCGGAATCACCTATGAAAAAGGTGACAACGAGCTGGAATGGCCCGCACCCTTGAGCAACTCCACCGGAACGGGGCAAGGGCTGGGTTTTAATCTGAAGCTGGGTTACCACGCCAATGACATCTTCTTTATCGGTCTGGATGGGTCTTATTCCAAACCGAAATTTGAAAGCTCGGCGGCCACGGATTATTCTGCCGAAGCGACATCGACACTTTACGGTGCGGTGATCGGGGCGCAGATGCCGGTGGCGGGGCTTCGTATCTGGGGCGGATACATCTTTGGTGGTGATCTGGATCCCGAAGAAGACGGTGGCGTTGATGTAAAGTTTGAAGGTGCCAAGGGGCCCAAAGTGGGCGTTGGTATCAAAATCCTGATCGTCAGCGTGAATCTTGAGTATATGGACCTTGAATACGGCACTTCCAAGCTGGAAGAAGCCGGTCCGGTGACCGGGGAGCTTGGCAAGTTCAAGAACAAGGTCGGCCTGTTGAGTGTGAGCTTTCCTCTGACATTCTAG
- a CDS encoding OmpA family protein, whose product MNIQSVIGSLILAVALSASTSFALDNTTESAGKTLGAKMVSEISFDEGKSSLTDSAKDDIRKMVNEAKQKGKIDELKVAVWADREYPTEGAKASKQDVNLANDRARVVKNFIKDELKVGSVNTYNMTERPNALQKFMHTDTAKTKTAMEDSGAAPRTQDETGFFNQKAKSSKAVIMVYMK is encoded by the coding sequence ATGAACATTCAATCTGTGATCGGCTCTTTGATTTTGGCAGTGGCTTTGTCTGCAAGCACATCTTTTGCTCTGGATAATACAACCGAGTCCGCCGGGAAAACCCTGGGCGCGAAGATGGTTTCAGAAATTTCCTTCGACGAGGGGAAATCCTCTTTGACGGATTCAGCCAAAGACGACATTCGCAAAATGGTGAACGAAGCCAAACAAAAAGGCAAAATCGATGAGCTGAAGGTCGCGGTATGGGCGGACCGTGAATATCCGACGGAAGGTGCAAAAGCCTCCAAGCAGGATGTGAATCTGGCCAACGACCGCGCTCGTGTGGTGAAGAATTTCATCAAGGATGAACTGAAAGTGGGTTCGGTGAACACTTACAACATGACCGAGCGTCCGAATGCACTTCAGAAGTTCATGCACACCGACACCGCGAAAACCAAAACTGCGATGGAAGACAGTGGCGCGGCTCCACGCACTCAGGATGAAACCGGCTTCTTCAATCAAAAAGCCAAATCATCCAAAGCCGTCATCATGGTTTACATGAAGTAA
- a CDS encoding YihY/virulence factor BrkB family protein, with protein sequence MTKVKNFVFTFADRFSDCHTMTWAASVAFYTCFSLAPLVMISLAVVANLGLELQQTFMSEVSSLVGPTAAEAVQAVVKNANDRVDLMSLAGILGACTLVLSAGLIFGEMRAALTEILGHKVEEEDLSILHASIAYVKSRLLQIGLAFGFIFAMMVSLIVSTALNTIIRVGLLDNGEGAFVINIIFSLLLYVLLFTGIFHFLPVPRLVLRDAFHAGIITALLFVIGKELVGLYLGGSPITSSYGAAGSIVVLLAWVYYSTLIVFLGAHSIYAWRKEFSHAATSTE encoded by the coding sequence ATGACGAAAGTGAAGAATTTCGTATTCACATTCGCAGACAGATTCAGTGACTGCCACACCATGACCTGGGCAGCCTCGGTGGCTTTTTATACCTGCTTTTCCTTGGCACCGCTGGTGATGATCTCGCTGGCGGTGGTGGCCAACCTGGGACTGGAACTGCAGCAGACGTTCATGAGCGAGGTTTCATCTCTGGTCGGCCCGACAGCCGCTGAAGCCGTGCAAGCCGTGGTGAAAAATGCCAACGACCGCGTGGACCTGATGTCCCTTGCCGGAATTCTGGGGGCCTGCACACTGGTCTTGTCTGCCGGCTTGATTTTCGGCGAAATGCGCGCGGCGCTGACCGAAATTCTGGGACACAAAGTGGAAGAAGAAGACCTGAGCATCCTGCATGCTTCCATCGCCTATGTGAAAAGCCGCCTGTTACAGATTGGTCTCGCCTTTGGGTTCATATTCGCGATGATGGTTTCGCTGATAGTTTCCACGGCTTTAAACACCATCATTCGCGTGGGCCTGCTGGACAACGGCGAAGGCGCTTTCGTAATAAATATTATTTTTTCTTTGCTGCTTTACGTTCTGCTTTTCACCGGCATCTTTCACTTTCTGCCTGTGCCCCGACTGGTCCTGCGGGATGCATTTCATGCAGGCATCATCACCGCCCTGCTTTTTGTGATCGGGAAGGAATTGGTGGGTTTGTATCTTGGCGGCAGCCCGATCACCTCGTCATACGGAGCTGCCGGGTCCATCGTTGTTTTGCTGGCCTGGGTTTACTATTCGACTTTGATTGTTTTTTTAGGTGCACATTCGATTTATGCCTGGAGAAAGGAGTTTTCCCATGCAGCCACATCAACAGAATAA
- a CDS encoding FAD-dependent oxidoreductase translates to MQPHQQNNASFWQDTHVPEFPPLHEDASTDICVVGAGIAGLLNTYVLLKNGFQVTVLERDTLGHNETSRTSAHLSNVLDEGLARLLDNLGEDNAKKAIASHSDAIDLIEKIVAEENIDCDFRRLDGYLYLSPETNKDFLKEEAQAAAKLGFKDVELLASPPHFAEFGPALRFPRQARIHSQKFINGLLKAIVGMGGKIHSKSPAVDFKDGALPSVKTDNGHYVYAKHVVVCSNVPVNDRVMIHTMEAAYRSYIIGIEVPHDAFPDILMWDTSHPYHYVRKIENHAEGKDLMLIGGEDHRVGQEDHPESKFETLHDWALFNLGISGPIAYQWSGQIIEPVDGLAHIGRNPGNRNTYIVSGDSGHGLTHAAVGAMVIRDLIQQQPNEWTHIYSPSRFRVKNLGKVISANMNALTQYRDRIMLRDELKNVSAHPGEGQLVHQGAKTFAVYTSEQNETVTLNAVCPHLGGIVHWNAAEKTWDCPCHGSRFACTGEVINGPAISGLKQAVMKKPQDKADTIAMPDERTEYEKAKPRDTSAER, encoded by the coding sequence ATGCAGCCACATCAACAGAATAACGCCTCTTTCTGGCAGGATACTCATGTTCCCGAGTTTCCGCCACTTCACGAAGACGCCTCAACGGACATTTGCGTGGTCGGAGCCGGCATTGCCGGGCTTTTAAATACCTATGTTCTGTTGAAAAATGGTTTTCAGGTAACGGTGCTTGAACGGGACACGCTAGGACACAATGAAACCAGCCGCACCAGTGCGCATTTGTCGAATGTTCTGGACGAGGGCCTGGCACGACTGCTCGACAATCTGGGCGAAGACAATGCAAAAAAAGCCATTGCCAGCCACAGTGATGCCATTGATCTTATTGAAAAAATTGTGGCCGAGGAAAACATCGACTGCGACTTCCGTCGCCTGGATGGATATCTTTACCTCAGTCCCGAAACCAACAAGGACTTTCTGAAAGAAGAAGCCCAGGCTGCAGCGAAACTGGGATTCAAGGATGTTGAACTGCTGGCCTCCCCCCCGCATTTTGCCGAGTTTGGTCCGGCGCTGCGCTTTCCAAGACAAGCGCGCATTCACAGTCAGAAATTCATCAACGGACTGCTGAAGGCCATCGTGGGAATGGGCGGAAAAATCCACAGCAAGTCCCCCGCGGTGGATTTCAAGGACGGCGCCCTGCCTTCGGTAAAAACCGACAATGGTCATTATGTGTATGCCAAACACGTCGTCGTCTGCTCGAACGTGCCGGTGAATGACCGCGTGATGATTCACACAATGGAAGCGGCCTATCGCAGCTATATTATCGGAATTGAAGTGCCTCATGACGCCTTTCCCGACATTCTGATGTGGGACACGTCACATCCGTATCACTATGTGCGAAAAATTGAAAATCACGCTGAAGGAAAAGATCTGATGCTCATCGGCGGTGAAGATCACCGCGTGGGTCAGGAAGATCACCCCGAAAGCAAATTTGAAACTTTGCATGACTGGGCGCTGTTCAATCTGGGCATATCAGGACCGATTGCGTATCAATGGTCCGGACAGATCATCGAACCTGTAGACGGCCTGGCCCATATCGGGCGAAACCCCGGCAATCGCAACACCTATATTGTCAGTGGTGATTCAGGTCATGGACTGACTCATGCTGCGGTCGGGGCCATGGTCATTCGCGATTTGATCCAGCAACAACCCAATGAGTGGACTCACATCTATTCACCTTCACGCTTTAGAGTGAAGAATCTGGGAAAAGTCATTTCTGCCAACATGAACGCCCTGACCCAATACCGTGACCGCATTATGTTACGGGATGAATTAAAAAATGTTTCGGCCCACCCGGGTGAAGGACAGCTGGTGCATCAGGGGGCAAAAACTTTTGCCGTCTATACCAGTGAACAAAACGAAACAGTCACACTGAATGCCGTCTGCCCGCATCTGGGCGGCATCGTACACTGGAATGCTGCTGAAAAAACCTGGGATTGCCCCTGCCATGGATCGCGTTTTGCCTGCACCGGCGAAGTGATCAACGGACCGGCCATCTCCGGATTAAAACAAGCCGTCATGAAAAAACCACAGGATAAGGCAGACACCATCGCCATGCCTGATGAAAGGACTGAATATGAAAAAGCAAAACCACGCGACACCTCAGCGGAAAGATAA
- a CDS encoding BON domain-containing protein, translated as MKKQNHATPQRKDKRPAHDASVHCYHDLDSQKELQSSRPDINRQRRGTTGCTQSFRPAFDDARFGSTSSKDMELSDSNISDEVEHTLALEVDIDVADVEVIVTQGEVTLRGIVADRKMKRFVEEQVSRCSGVKDIHNDLHFKRK; from the coding sequence ATGAAAAAGCAAAACCACGCGACACCTCAGCGGAAAGATAAACGCCCCGCCCATGATGCCAGCGTTCACTGCTATCATGACCTGGATTCACAGAAAGAACTGCAATCCAGCAGACCTGATATCAACCGGCAGCGCCGGGGCACCACCGGCTGCACCCAAAGTTTCCGACCAGCCTTCGATGATGCCCGCTTTGGCTCCACCTCCAGCAAGGACATGGAACTTAGTGACAGCAACATCAGTGATGAAGTGGAACACACCCTGGCGCTGGAAGTGGACATTGACGTCGCCGACGTAGAGGTCATCGTCACTCAAGGGGAAGTCACTTTGCGCGGCATAGTTGCGGACCGCAAGATGAAAAGATTCGTGGAAGAGCAGGTTTCCCGCTGCTCAGGAGTGAAAGACATTCACAACGATCTGCACTTCAAACGAAAGTAG
- a CDS encoding BON domain-containing protein, with translation MRHDQRDPRNMRGDRSSSSESNFRRDEQRPYRREASERRDWYERDEMDERSGYRDEEYRPSSDYRDASDYRRDFNYSNQDYGRTQGSRELSRGSRSIDGNRSGSSYESNASGRQDRYGSSSEQSYGRSDDRNERSWDRSNRSERGSGYEAGRFDSRCGLYGTSDLTRQGSDQYRSSSSFDTDRERSSERGSERGSERSEGRSQFFGRGPKSYKRSDERIKEDVCEMLTRDNNIDAEGIDVEVKEGEVTLTGTVPDRRMKHQAEDCAEGCYGVKDVTNNIRVSRESSSTERDSSSSQSGERSSSSLGAAGTTGTKKSSSSTTSTNAPNH, from the coding sequence ATGAGACATGACCAACGTGACCCCCGCAACATGCGCGGCGACAGATCTTCATCTTCAGAAAGCAATTTCCGCAGAGACGAACAGCGTCCATACCGTCGCGAAGCTTCCGAGCGCAGAGACTGGTATGAGCGTGATGAAATGGATGAACGTTCCGGCTATCGTGATGAGGAATATCGTCCATCATCAGATTATCGTGATGCTTCTGATTATCGTCGCGACTTTAATTACTCCAATCAGGATTATGGTCGTACTCAAGGGTCCCGTGAATTGTCCCGTGGCAGCCGTTCCATCGACGGCAACCGCTCGGGGTCTTCTTATGAATCCAACGCCAGCGGTCGTCAGGATCGCTATGGTTCTTCCAGCGAACAGTCGTATGGCCGTTCCGATGATCGCAACGAACGCTCCTGGGATCGTTCCAACAGATCCGAACGCGGCTCCGGCTATGAAGCCGGCCGTTTTGATTCCCGCTGCGGGCTTTACGGCACCAGCGACCTGACACGTCAGGGTTCCGACCAATACCGTTCCAGCTCCTCGTTCGATACGGATCGTGAACGTTCGTCTGAACGCGGTTCAGAGCGCGGGTCTGAACGCTCTGAAGGACGTTCCCAGTTCTTCGGCCGCGGCCCAAAATCTTACAAACGATCTGATGAACGCATCAAGGAAGATGTGTGTGAAATGCTGACTCGTGACAACAACATCGATGCGGAGGGTATTGACGTTGAAGTGAAAGAAGGCGAAGTCACATTGACCGGCACAGTCCCCGACCGCCGCATGAAACATCAGGCGGAAGACTGCGCAGAAGGCTGCTATGGCGTGAAAGATGTCACCAACAACATCCGCGTCAGCCGCGAGTCTTCATCCACTGAGCGCGATAGTTCGTCTTCCCAAAGTGGCGAGCGTTCATCCAGTTCATTGGGCGCTGCGGGAACAACCGGAACGAAGAAATCCTCTTCCTCCACCACTTCTACAAACGCACCTAATCACTAA
- a CDS encoding type 1 glutamine amidotransferase domain-containing protein — MTQSLSGKKIAIIATDGFEESELVEPRNYLDKAGAQTVLVSLKPGHIKAWKKGEWGDFLAVDKSLDEVDPSEFDALMIPGGVINPDKLRMDKKAVKFVQAFVDSHKPIAAICHGPQLLIETGIVSGRKITSWPSLRTDLINAGGDWFDTQVMVDQGLVTSRKPEDISAFSEKMIEVFSMGDQQMKDTLPPL, encoded by the coding sequence ATGACACAATCACTTTCCGGTAAAAAAATTGCCATCATCGCCACTGACGGATTTGAAGAATCCGAACTGGTTGAACCCCGCAATTATCTGGATAAGGCAGGGGCACAGACAGTGCTTGTGTCACTAAAACCAGGTCACATCAAAGCCTGGAAGAAAGGTGAATGGGGTGATTTCCTGGCTGTTGATAAATCCCTGGATGAAGTCGATCCGTCAGAATTCGACGCTTTGATGATTCCCGGCGGTGTTATTAATCCCGACAAACTGAGGATGGATAAAAAGGCTGTCAAGTTTGTGCAGGCCTTCGTCGACTCGCACAAGCCCATTGCCGCTATCTGCCACGGACCTCAGCTGTTGATCGAAACCGGAATTGTTTCCGGCCGAAAAATCACCTCCTGGCCCAGTCTGCGCACCGACCTGATCAATGCCGGCGGCGACTGGTTTGACACCCAAGTCATGGTGGATCAGGGCCTGGTGACCAGCCGTAAGCCTGAAGACATCTCTGCCTTCAGCGAAAAAATGATCGAGGTCTTTTCAATGGGTGATCAACAAATGAAAGACACCTTACCCCCTTTGTGA